In Pomacea canaliculata isolate SZHN2017 linkage group LG12, ASM307304v1, whole genome shotgun sequence, a single genomic region encodes these proteins:
- the LOC112576903 gene encoding uncharacterized protein LOC112576903 isoform X1, which translates to MESSAHGASFQKALSHLNLENKSAEEEVELKFLEFIISNFHPEWQTIQPETPSENRNPICLKENCYITAGDYEITHHVCLVRGVPTKSDTPHQQLSGNTFTDHNTVQHVSTNIGYHEDAEDSFPFNSSFNDFGFMVSKSTSDCCGNGTESFKACFLGCAEGCYIKHSNDLATLFGNLEFLKNFLHYVFTRHFGSADKCFQTSDASNSHIYDSPANKTDMELEIHKKLDILIQRLIKYPMTYNMVSAYADVLHNSIHLPIVRSKVMEHVMMWMASNSNKVNHEVFQKVKSLIMTGAADMWSVVRKTCSNGLPKVFNNWTQKQQKHFLTALLEVCINKEGSWQSKDGAALCINSIMHHCYSPKKGGGLPDYVSECVLTVIFSLISHPQLCIRETVANTMSAYVEHVDAQDVKALLHQTLLLLMPSSGESDSKRNMHLQMAEAYTAEGLLNICISILKVLSINQALGLWPRYCNIFLACLSHDASSVRQTTSLLFAHLATRKDSSVVMVKLVLHRLSIFWNVGLDSLACCQDFFKGDSDRTGKWEATEGRMFVYELIFQQLIEDYIATQHNNVHQKSLADDIECAESFKHTNGVNLSCTSKYEAVEECLCSLSWLAQLYLLDNTHLLARTLNLEEMTDKELYELQWWLLTHQTEKTEISDGCEAWYGDKILPSCPELFLTLLHQTAACLAHKQWELRRIAQQILPRLCEVIWLYSTDLMLAVWHYTTNKTCLKSFLGLVMMQHSLAHCAAIISLTDKDGTSSSPVRIDLVESVRKKIKDYLPLIASFLERPVFDKISVTAAEIALLSVTLFDFEESLKMELSEAALHMWKSLFAFAHPSAVTMLVFSSSGTKFSSPSEGFLSCCLVRPESKVQCARQVERTLLNAIHRLLPQFLPSVSVYNKVICLPILAHSVRLFIDDKNICRSLLTSLNILSHCTQIDFAGATNGETAVAEIRDSKTLRCIFYTVWELAHSIAMKSLDQLLLQKVLGSYLLLCGFLDPAHHVPLVLKSICSRLNEGQLLADDMTDRNTVLDVDLHWYIPAYITSSGEPSFASENYDTNMPREKDDCGDSLNTSARSLGSWSHLHAWRRRTLSTTSSSLEIHKESDRCEDAENSDESEEDGSDWDSWSEEEAEQKNSALQTLFRDFLLHLRTMYGQAVEKILEAEREKMTQKESSLLQDLMTVNKNKCKG; encoded by the exons ATGGAAAGCTCAGCTCATGGGGCATCATTTCAAAAAGCACTTTCACATCTTAACTTGGAAAATAAGTCAGCAGAAGAAGAAGTGGAGCTCAAATTTTTGGAGTTTATTATCTCAAATTTTCACCCAGAATGGCAAACGATACAGCCAGAGACACCCAGTGAAAATAGAAATCCtatatgtttaaaagaaaactgctaTATTACTGCTGGTGACTATGAAATAACCCATCACGTTTGTCTGGTGAGGGGTGTTCCCACTAAATCTGATACACCTCATCAACAGCTAAGTGGAAACACATTCACAGATCATAACACAGTTCAACATGTCAGCACAAACATTGGTTATCATGAAGATGCCGAGGACAGCTTTCCATTTAACAGCAGTTTTAATGATTTTGGTTTTATGGTGTCTAAATCAACTTCTGACTGCTGTGGGAATGGAACTGAAAGCTTCAAAGCTTGTTTCCTTGGCTGTGCTGAGGGCTGTTACATCAAACACAGCAATGACTTAGCAACTTTATTTGGGAATTTAGAATTTCTTAAGAACTTCTTGCATTATGTGTTCACAAGGCATTTTGGTTCGGCTGACAAGTGTTTTCAAACATCTGATGCATCAAACAGCCACATTTATGATTCTCCAGCCAATAAGACAGATATGGAGTTGGAAATCCACAAGAAACTGGACATTTTAATACAGAG aCTCATCAAGTATCCCATGACCTATAACATGGTGTCAGCTTATGCTGATGTTCTGCATAACT CAATCCACCTGCCTATTGTAAGAAGTAAGGTTATGGAACATGTGATGATGTGGATGGCCTCAAATAGCAACAAAGTGAATCATGAAGTCTTCCAGAAAGTGAAG TCTCTGATTATGACTGGGGCAGCTGATATGTGGTCTGTTGTGAGAAAAACGTGTAGTAATGGACTTCCCAAGGTCTTCAATAACTGGActcaaaaacaacagaaacatttcCTCACTGCTTTACTAGAG gTTTGCATAAATAAGGAGGGCTCATGGCAGTCTAAAGATGGAGCAGCTTTGT GCATCAATTCTATCATGCACCATTGTTATTCACCAAAG AAGGGAGGAGGCCTGCCTGATTATGTTAGTGAATGTGTCCTGACAGTCATCTTTAGCCTCATCTCCCATCCCCAGCTCTGTATCCGTGAGACTGTTGCCAACACAATGTCTGCCTATGTTGAACATGTGGATGCTCAG GATGTGAAAGCTCTCTTGCACCAGACACTGCTCTTGTTGATGCCTTCTTCAGGGGAATCTGATTCTAAAAGAAATATG CATTTACAGATGGCAGAAGCATACACAGCAGAGGGATTGCTCAACATTTGCATATCAATTTTAAAG GTGCTGAGCATCAACCAAGCTTTGGGCCTTTGGCCCAGATACTGCAACATTTTTCTTGCTTGCCTGTCCCATGATGCATCAAGTGTTCGCCAGACCACTAGTCTACTGTTTGCACACTTAG CTACAAGGAAGGATAGCTCTGTAGTAATGGTGAAGCTGGTCTTGCATCGCTTATCCATTTTCTGGAATGTTGGATTGGATTCTCTCGCATGCTGTCAGGACTTCTTCAAAG GTGATAGTGACAGAACTGGGAAATGGGAGGCCACAGAAGGACGAATGTTTGTATATGAACTGATCTTCCAGCAGTTGATAGAAGACTACATTGCCACACAGCATAATAATGTCCATCAGAAGTCACTGGCTGATGACATTGAATGTGCAGAGAG CTTCAAGCATACAAATGGTGTAAACCTGTCTTGTACGAGTAAATATGAAGCAGTTGAGGAGTGTCTGTGTAGCCTGTCATGGCTTGCTCAGTTGTATTTACTGGACAATACACACCTACTGGCCAGGACATTAAACTTAGAG GAAATGACTGACAAGGAGCTTTACGAGCTGCAGTGGTGGCTGTTAACACATCAGACTgaaaaaactgaaat TTCAGATGGTTGTGAGGCCTGGTATGGAGACAAAATTTTGCCTTCCTGCCCTGAGCTGTTCCTCACCTTACTGCATCAGAcggctgcctgtctggcacaCAAGCAGTGGGAGCTGCGAAGAATTGCACAGCAG ATCTTGCCCCGGTTGTGTGAGGTGATTTGGTTGTACAGCACAGACCTGATGCTGGCAGTTTGGCATTACACCACTAATAAGACGTGTCTCAAGTCATTCCTGGGGCTTGTCATGATGCAGCATAGTCTGGCCCATTGTGCAGCCATTATCAGCCTCACAGATAAG GATGGTACCTCATCAAGCCCTGTCCGCATAGATCTTGTGGaaagtgtgagaaagaaaatcaagGATTATCTCCCCCTTATTGCCAGCTTCCTTGAGCGACCTGTGTTTGATAAGATTTCAGTGACTGCTGCAGAGATTGCCCTTCTGTCAGTAACTTTGTTTGACTTTGAGGAGTCACTG AAAATGGAACTCTCCGAAGCTGCTCTGCACATGTGGAAGAGTCTGTTTGCTTTTGCACACCCAAGTGCCGTAACGATGctggttttttcttcttcaggtACAAAATTCTCATCACCCAGCGAAGGATTTCTAAG TTGCTGCTTGGTACGACCAGAGAGCAAGGTCCAGTGTGCAAGACAG GTGGAAAGAACTCTGCTCAATGCCATTCATAGACTGTTGCCTCAGTTCCTACCCTCAGTCAGTGTCTACAATAAAGTCATCTGCCTGCCCATTTTGGCTCACAGTGTTCGCCTGTTTattgatgacaaaaatatctGCAGGTCCCTGCTAACAAG CTTAAACATTCTGAGCCATTGTACTCAGATTGATTTTGCTGGTGCTACTAATGGTGAAACAGCTGTAGCAGAAATAAGAGACAGCAAGACACTGAGATGCATCTTCTACACTGTTTGGGAGCTTGCACATAGCATTGCCATGAAG AGTCTAGACCAGCTGCTGCTTCAGAAGGTGCTAGGATCTTATCTTTTGCTGTGTGGATTTCTTGATCCAGCACACCATGTGCCATTGGTGCTGAAGAGCATTTGCTCTCGCTTAAATGAG GGTCAGCTTTTGGCCGATGACATGACTGATAGAAACACTGTCTTGGATGTGGACCTTCACTGGTACATCCCTGCATATATCACTAGCTCTGGGGAGCCCTCTTTTGCCAGTGAAAATTATGACACCAATATGCCAAGAGAAAAAG ATGACTGTGGTGATAGCCTCAACACAAGTGCGAGGAGCCTTGGGTCATGGTCACATCTGCATGCTTGGCGAAGACGAACTCTTAGTACCACTAGCAGTAGCCTTGAGATCCACAAGGAGTCTGACAGATGTGAGGATGCTGAGAACAGCGATGAGTCTGAAGAAGATGGCAGTGACTGGGATAGCTGGAGTGAAGAGGAGGCTGAGCAGAAAAACTCGGCTCTCCAAACATTATTCCGAGATTTCTTGCTACACCTGAGAACTATGTATGGACAAG CGGTTGAAAAGATTTTGgaagcagaaagagaaaaaatgacaCAGAAAGAGAGCAGTCTGCTGCAGGATTTGATGactgttaacaaaaataaatgcaaaggCTAG
- the LOC112576903 gene encoding uncharacterized protein LOC112576903 isoform X2 — MSLFKQSKMFMTLKFRAIHLPIVRSKVMEHVMMWMASNSNKVNHEVFQKVKSLIMTGAADMWSVVRKTCSNGLPKVFNNWTQKQQKHFLTALLEVCINKEGSWQSKDGAALCINSIMHHCYSPKKGGGLPDYVSECVLTVIFSLISHPQLCIRETVANTMSAYVEHVDAQDVKALLHQTLLLLMPSSGESDSKRNMHLQMAEAYTAEGLLNICISILKVLSINQALGLWPRYCNIFLACLSHDASSVRQTTSLLFAHLATRKDSSVVMVKLVLHRLSIFWNVGLDSLACCQDFFKGDSDRTGKWEATEGRMFVYELIFQQLIEDYIATQHNNVHQKSLADDIECAESFKHTNGVNLSCTSKYEAVEECLCSLSWLAQLYLLDNTHLLARTLNLEEMTDKELYELQWWLLTHQTEKTEISDGCEAWYGDKILPSCPELFLTLLHQTAACLAHKQWELRRIAQQILPRLCEVIWLYSTDLMLAVWHYTTNKTCLKSFLGLVMMQHSLAHCAAIISLTDKDGTSSSPVRIDLVESVRKKIKDYLPLIASFLERPVFDKISVTAAEIALLSVTLFDFEESLKMELSEAALHMWKSLFAFAHPSAVTMLVFSSSGTKFSSPSEGFLSCCLVRPESKVQCARQVERTLLNAIHRLLPQFLPSVSVYNKVICLPILAHSVRLFIDDKNICRSLLTSLNILSHCTQIDFAGATNGETAVAEIRDSKTLRCIFYTVWELAHSIAMKSLDQLLLQKVLGSYLLLCGFLDPAHHVPLVLKSICSRLNEGQLLADDMTDRNTVLDVDLHWYIPAYITSSGEPSFASENYDTNMPREKDDCGDSLNTSARSLGSWSHLHAWRRRTLSTTSSSLEIHKESDRCEDAENSDESEEDGSDWDSWSEEEAEQKNSALQTLFRDFLLHLRTMYGQAVEKILEAEREKMTQKESSLLQDLMTVNKNKCKG, encoded by the exons ATGTCATTGTTTAAACAGTCCAAGATGTTTATGACTCTAAAGTTTAGAG CAATCCACCTGCCTATTGTAAGAAGTAAGGTTATGGAACATGTGATGATGTGGATGGCCTCAAATAGCAACAAAGTGAATCATGAAGTCTTCCAGAAAGTGAAG TCTCTGATTATGACTGGGGCAGCTGATATGTGGTCTGTTGTGAGAAAAACGTGTAGTAATGGACTTCCCAAGGTCTTCAATAACTGGActcaaaaacaacagaaacatttcCTCACTGCTTTACTAGAG gTTTGCATAAATAAGGAGGGCTCATGGCAGTCTAAAGATGGAGCAGCTTTGT GCATCAATTCTATCATGCACCATTGTTATTCACCAAAG AAGGGAGGAGGCCTGCCTGATTATGTTAGTGAATGTGTCCTGACAGTCATCTTTAGCCTCATCTCCCATCCCCAGCTCTGTATCCGTGAGACTGTTGCCAACACAATGTCTGCCTATGTTGAACATGTGGATGCTCAG GATGTGAAAGCTCTCTTGCACCAGACACTGCTCTTGTTGATGCCTTCTTCAGGGGAATCTGATTCTAAAAGAAATATG CATTTACAGATGGCAGAAGCATACACAGCAGAGGGATTGCTCAACATTTGCATATCAATTTTAAAG GTGCTGAGCATCAACCAAGCTTTGGGCCTTTGGCCCAGATACTGCAACATTTTTCTTGCTTGCCTGTCCCATGATGCATCAAGTGTTCGCCAGACCACTAGTCTACTGTTTGCACACTTAG CTACAAGGAAGGATAGCTCTGTAGTAATGGTGAAGCTGGTCTTGCATCGCTTATCCATTTTCTGGAATGTTGGATTGGATTCTCTCGCATGCTGTCAGGACTTCTTCAAAG GTGATAGTGACAGAACTGGGAAATGGGAGGCCACAGAAGGACGAATGTTTGTATATGAACTGATCTTCCAGCAGTTGATAGAAGACTACATTGCCACACAGCATAATAATGTCCATCAGAAGTCACTGGCTGATGACATTGAATGTGCAGAGAG CTTCAAGCATACAAATGGTGTAAACCTGTCTTGTACGAGTAAATATGAAGCAGTTGAGGAGTGTCTGTGTAGCCTGTCATGGCTTGCTCAGTTGTATTTACTGGACAATACACACCTACTGGCCAGGACATTAAACTTAGAG GAAATGACTGACAAGGAGCTTTACGAGCTGCAGTGGTGGCTGTTAACACATCAGACTgaaaaaactgaaat TTCAGATGGTTGTGAGGCCTGGTATGGAGACAAAATTTTGCCTTCCTGCCCTGAGCTGTTCCTCACCTTACTGCATCAGAcggctgcctgtctggcacaCAAGCAGTGGGAGCTGCGAAGAATTGCACAGCAG ATCTTGCCCCGGTTGTGTGAGGTGATTTGGTTGTACAGCACAGACCTGATGCTGGCAGTTTGGCATTACACCACTAATAAGACGTGTCTCAAGTCATTCCTGGGGCTTGTCATGATGCAGCATAGTCTGGCCCATTGTGCAGCCATTATCAGCCTCACAGATAAG GATGGTACCTCATCAAGCCCTGTCCGCATAGATCTTGTGGaaagtgtgagaaagaaaatcaagGATTATCTCCCCCTTATTGCCAGCTTCCTTGAGCGACCTGTGTTTGATAAGATTTCAGTGACTGCTGCAGAGATTGCCCTTCTGTCAGTAACTTTGTTTGACTTTGAGGAGTCACTG AAAATGGAACTCTCCGAAGCTGCTCTGCACATGTGGAAGAGTCTGTTTGCTTTTGCACACCCAAGTGCCGTAACGATGctggttttttcttcttcaggtACAAAATTCTCATCACCCAGCGAAGGATTTCTAAG TTGCTGCTTGGTACGACCAGAGAGCAAGGTCCAGTGTGCAAGACAG GTGGAAAGAACTCTGCTCAATGCCATTCATAGACTGTTGCCTCAGTTCCTACCCTCAGTCAGTGTCTACAATAAAGTCATCTGCCTGCCCATTTTGGCTCACAGTGTTCGCCTGTTTattgatgacaaaaatatctGCAGGTCCCTGCTAACAAG CTTAAACATTCTGAGCCATTGTACTCAGATTGATTTTGCTGGTGCTACTAATGGTGAAACAGCTGTAGCAGAAATAAGAGACAGCAAGACACTGAGATGCATCTTCTACACTGTTTGGGAGCTTGCACATAGCATTGCCATGAAG AGTCTAGACCAGCTGCTGCTTCAGAAGGTGCTAGGATCTTATCTTTTGCTGTGTGGATTTCTTGATCCAGCACACCATGTGCCATTGGTGCTGAAGAGCATTTGCTCTCGCTTAAATGAG GGTCAGCTTTTGGCCGATGACATGACTGATAGAAACACTGTCTTGGATGTGGACCTTCACTGGTACATCCCTGCATATATCACTAGCTCTGGGGAGCCCTCTTTTGCCAGTGAAAATTATGACACCAATATGCCAAGAGAAAAAG ATGACTGTGGTGATAGCCTCAACACAAGTGCGAGGAGCCTTGGGTCATGGTCACATCTGCATGCTTGGCGAAGACGAACTCTTAGTACCACTAGCAGTAGCCTTGAGATCCACAAGGAGTCTGACAGATGTGAGGATGCTGAGAACAGCGATGAGTCTGAAGAAGATGGCAGTGACTGGGATAGCTGGAGTGAAGAGGAGGCTGAGCAGAAAAACTCGGCTCTCCAAACATTATTCCGAGATTTCTTGCTACACCTGAGAACTATGTATGGACAAG CGGTTGAAAAGATTTTGgaagcagaaagagaaaaaatgacaCAGAAAGAGAGCAGTCTGCTGCAGGATTTGATGactgttaacaaaaataaatgcaaaggCTAG